A single region of the Pan troglodytes isolate AG18354 chromosome 18, NHGRI_mPanTro3-v2.0_pri, whole genome shotgun sequence genome encodes:
- the RPL13 gene encoding large ribosomal subunit protein eL13 yields MAPSRNGMVLKPHFHKDWQRRVATWFNQPARKIRRRKARQAKARRIAPRPASGPIRPIVRCPTVRYHTKVRAGRGFSLEELRVAGIHKKVARTIGISVDPRRRNKSTESLQANVQRLKEYRSKLILFPRKPSAPKKGDSSAEELKLATQLTGPVMPIRNVYKKEKARVITEEEKNFKAFASLRMARANARLFGIRAKRAKEAAEQDVEKKK; encoded by the exons atggcgcccagccggAATGGCATGGTCTTGAAGCCCCACTTCCACAAGGACTGGCAGCGGCGCGTGGCCACGTGGTTCAACCAGCCGGCCCGGAAGATCCGCAG ACGTAAGGCCCGGCAAGCCAAGGCGCGCCGCATCGCCCCGCGCCCCGCGTCGGGGCCCATCCGGCCCATCGTGCGCTGCCCCACGGTTCGGTACCACACGAAGGTGCGCGCCGGCCGCGGCTTCAGCCTGGAGGAGCTCAGG GTGGCCGGCATTCACAAGAAGGTGGCCCGGACCATCGGCATTTCTGTGGATCCGAGGAGGCGGAACAAGTCCACGGAGTCCCTGCAGGCCAACGTGCAGCGGCTGAAGGAGTACCGCTCCAAACTCATCCTCTTCCCCAGGAAGCCCTCGGCCCCCAAGAAGGGAGACAGTTCC GCTGAAGAACTGAAACTAGCCACCCAGCTGACCGGACCGGTCATGCCCATCCGGAAC GTCTATAAGAAGGAGAAAGCTCGAGTGATCACTGAGGAAGAGAAGAATTTCAAAGCCTTCGCTAGCCTCCGTATGGCCCGTGCCAACGCCCGGCTCTTCGGCATACGGGCAAAAAGAGCCAAGGAAGCCGCAGAACAggatgttgaaaagaaaaaataa